The proteins below come from a single Mauremys reevesii isolate NIE-2019 linkage group 6, ASM1616193v1, whole genome shotgun sequence genomic window:
- the LHFPL2 gene encoding LHFPL tetraspan subfamily member 2 protein encodes MCHVIVTCRSMLWTLLSIVVAFAELIAFMSADWLIGKAKPVSSEDMDNRTGGSQEPYHPTLGIYGRCTRISHMQVSRRDTLCGPYAENFNEIASGFWQATAIFLAVGIMILCAVAFVSVFTMCVQSVMKKSIFNVCGLLQGIAGLFLILGLMLYPAGWGCQKAISYCGHYASAYKLGDCSLGWAFYTAIGGTGLTFICAVFSAQAEIATSSDKVQEEIEEGKNLICLL; translated from the exons ATGTGTCATGTCATTGTAACTTGTCGCTCAATGCTGTGGACACTCCTGAGTATTGTCGTGGCTTTTGCAGAGCTCATAGCTTTCATGAGTGCAGATTGGCTAATTGGCAAAGCCAAGCCTGTGAGCTCCGAAGATATGGACAACAGGACAGGAGGCTCACAGGAGCCTTACCATCCAACTTTGGGCATCTATGGGCGTTGCACCAGAATCTCCCACATGCAGGTTTCCAGACGAGACACGCTTTGTGGGCCCTATGCAGAGAACTTTAACGAGATTGCCAGTGGGTTCTGGCAGGCTACTGCTATTTTCCTAGCTGTGGGGATCATGATTCTCTGTGCTGTGGCATTTGTGTCTGTCTTTACTATGTGTGTGCAGAGTGTAATgaagaaaagtatttttaatgtcTGTGGGCTGCTACAAGGGATTGCAG gccTTTTCCTTATCTTAGGCTTGATGCTGTACCCTGCAGGCTGGGGCTGCCAGAAGGCAATAAGCTATTGTGGACATTATGCTTCTGCTTATAAACTAGGAGACTGCTCATTGGGCTGGGCCTTCTACACAGCTATCGGTGGCACTGGTCTGACATTCATCTGTGCCGTCTTCTCAGCGCAAGCAGAAATTGCCACATCTAGTGACAAAGTGCAAGAAGAAATTGAAGAGGGGAAAAACCTTATCTGCCTCCTTTAA